The DNA segment atatgaaccgtaactcagtaaaatctttgaaattgttgcatgttgcatttatatttttgttcattatacaatgttgttgatccatcttcagttttctcctctcacagccattaaacttgtaactgttttaaagtcaccattcgCCTCATGGTGAACTCCCTGAGCTGTTTCTTTCTCCTCTGgcagctgagttaggaaggacacccgtatctttgtagtgactgggtgtattgatacaccatccaaagtgtaaataataacttcaccattctcaaagggatattcaatgtctgcttttttttttttttacccatctaccagtaggtgccctttgcaaggcatggcaaaacctccctggtctttgtggttgaatctgtgtttgaaattcactgctcgagtaagggaccttacatataattgtatgcgtgggatacagagatgacatagtcatttaaaaatcatgttaaacactattgcacacagagtgagtccactTATGTGactttaagcaaatgtttactaaGGAAcgttaggcttaccataacaaaggggttgaatacttattaactgaagacatttcagcttttcatttttaattaatttgtaaagatttctgaacataattccactttgacatcatggggtattgtgtgtaggccattgacacaaaatctaaatgtaatccaattcaggctgtaacacaacaaaatgtggaaaaagctaaGGGttgtgaatagtttctgaaagTATCGTACACAAGGCTCAAACATATATTTAAATATCTGTAATTTACATACACGTAAATACATGtacatgttaaaataatgtatttgtCAGTATTGACTGTCTGTTGGAGGCTTGAAATACTCAAAACTTTTAACTCTGTCTGAAAATCGTAGTCTAGACTCCAGATCATATATCTGTATTGTTTGATTCTTGTTTGTTTTGCTTTTCAAGCACTGTAAATGAACAGCTCCATAGAAGTTgagtaaattattattattattatataatttTTCATATGGGAAAATAGTATTTGAGTCACTTCAATCTGCCAGTGTGAACAAggttttagacaggcagcccaattctcatatttttttcactaattggtcttttgaccaatcagatcagctctgagaaACATCTGATATGAAAAGATCAATTactgaaaaaagatcagaattgggctgcctgtgtgaacgcAGCTTTAGTTTTTTCTCCTCAAGAGGTGCAGTTATGGGCGGAGCTAAATGCCAATTATACTCGATGGCACACCTGTGTGCATTGTTTCTCCATCAGCTTGCAGGTGAGGTTGGCAAGCGAAGTTCCCTCTTCCATCAATAGAACTGTCATAATTGTTCAGGATGGAGCCTGCAGCCGAGACCAGCACTGCAGGAGTTTCAGTGAAAGATGACCTTTCAGAAAAATGTCAGAAGTTATTTCTTGAGTTCTTGGAGGAGTAAGTTGTTTGGACGAGCCCAATAATAGCGCTTAATATCAGTGATAATCAATGCGTAAACTCACCCCTCACTTTTACACACAGGTTTCAGGACACAAACGGGGAGCTTTTGTATCAACCTGATGCTGAGGAGCTCATTcgaccagagagaaacacactgaCTGTAAACTTCACCAACATTGAACACTTCAATCAGCAACTAGCTACCACCATTCAGGAGGAGTATTACAGGTAATTGAAATTCTAATTCGGTAGGCCTAGCCAAAAAACTAATTCTAATTCTCCACTGAACCAGCAAGTTACTGAACATTTCAATTTTGTCCAATCAATCCACAAAGGGAATACAATTGATATTTCATTTTCACACACCAGATAGATGCAGCGAAATTTGGTGTTTTACAGTGTTTGCCATAGTAGTgtgcccctggagcaaatgaaggttaagtgccttggttAAGGGCGCACAGAcattttcaccttgttggctcggTTATTCGAACCAGCGAACCCTTTCAGTTacaggcccaacactctaaccactaggctacctgctacttGTCCATGTTTTGTCATCCCCAGGGTATACCCATTCCTATGCAGAGCAGTGCGTTACTTTGCAAGAGATCATGGGAACATGCCAGTAGCCAAAGAGTTCTATGTGGCCTTCTCTGACTTTCCATCAAGACAAAAGTAATGCTCAAACTACTGAACCAGATCTCTCTGAATACATTACACTTAATGAGATTATTACTTACCTTAAGTGTTAAGTTGATTGTATTGTCCCTTGACAGGATCCGAGAGCTCTCCACGGCCCGGATTGGGTCCCTACTGCGTATCAGTGGCCAGGTGGTGAGGACACACCCAGTGCACCCTGAGCTGGTCAGTGGTACCTTCCTGTGTCTGGAATGCCAGTCGGTTATGAAAGATGTTGAGCAGCAGTTTAAGTACACCCAGCCCAACATTTGTAAGAACCCAGTCTGTGCCAATCGACGTCACTTCATGCTGGACCCCAACAAGTCCCGTTTTGTGGACTTTCAGAAGGTACGAAGAGGTTGGACTGCATGAGTCCACCAGGCCAGATTGACCCTCCAGCAGATAAGAGAACCATAGCATGATATATCAGGTCTCTaattgtgtatgcatgtgtgttcaTATAGGTGCGTATCCAGGAGACCCAGGCGGAGCTGCCTCGTGGCTCCATCCCCCGCAGTGTGGAGGTGATCCTGAGGGCAGAGGCTGTGGAGATGGCTCAGGCAGGGGACCGCTGTGACTTCACCGGCACACTGATCGTTGTACCAGACGTCGCTGCCCTGGCTGTGTCAGGTGAGGAACTTCCCTCCACACACCATGCCTTTTCATACACACAAGATGGCCCTGAGGGTCAGTCATACCTGACCCTGAATAAAAACCACTGCGATGGTGCATAATTTTAACATTCTCCCCTGTACTTTCTCCATGTATGCACTGCAGGCACCAGGGCAGAGACCAGCAGCAGAGTGACTGGGGGGAGGCAGGGCTTTGATGCAGATGGGATCCAGGGACTGAAGGCTCTAGGTGTCAGGGATCTGTCCTACAGACTGGCCTTCCTAGCCTGCTACGTGGCCCCCACTAACCCTCAGGTTCATCCATTagttaaacatttattttgatttatttaaaatggatttaacaTGGGAAGATACCTCAAGTTGGATACCTCTAGCGAGGGAGATGGATCTAGAGGCTATGTATAGTAAACCACTGAACTGTGTTCCTGTGTGTAGTTTGGTGGTAAAGATCTCTGCCAGGAAGACCAGACTGCAGAGAGTGTGAAGAACCAGATGACTGTTCAGGAGTGGGAGAAAGTGTTTGAGATGAGTCAGGACAAGAACCTCTACCACAACCTCTGCACCAGCCTCTTCCCCACTATCCATGGTGTGGAAATTGAATAGATTTGTCATGTAAACTGTTAAAACATCTGTTTTGAAATGCACTGCCTAACCTGAGAAAATATTTCAGGGAATAATGAGATCAAGCGTGGAATTCTATTGATGCTCTTTGGCGGTGTTGGCAAGACGACCATGGAGGGCACATCTCTGAGGGGGGATATTAATGTTTGCATCGTTGGGGACCCCAGTACCTCCAAGAGCCAGTTCCTAAAGTAAATCACCAAGCACTATCCTATTTGTGTAACCTACATATGTTGTATTTGAAATTGAACTCAAACCAGTTTGGAAAAAAAAGCTTTAACAGAAGCATTTCGAGTTACACAGCCTGTGTTGCTAGTCTCTGGAGGTCTCATTATTCCTCATAGCAATGTAGCCTACTACATGATGGAAGCAGGAGTGGTGTGGCTGTTTTGATGGTAAAGGTTGGTGTTTAACTCTGGATGTGTGCTATGCCCTACCTCAGACACGTGGAGGACTTTGCGCCCAGGGCAGTCTACACCAGTGGGAAAGCCAGCAGCGCGGCTGGGTTGACGGCAGCTGTAGTGAAAGATGAGGAGTCCCATGAGTTTGTCATCGAGGCTGGGGCCCTCATGTTGGCAGATAACGTAAGAATTGTGTTTTAGTACGGGACAGTCATCTTATGCGTTTCAGTTCGTTTATATGTCCTCTGGGGGGCACTGTGCACTTTGATCTAACTTTGTCCTGCTCTTTATCACCATCCACAGGGAGTCTGTTGCATTGATGAGTTTGACAAGATGGACCTGAAAGACCAGGTAGCCATTCACGAGGCCATGGAACAGCAGACCATCTCCATCACTAAGGCTGGAGTGAAGGTATGCTATGTGGGAATAGTGCTGTAGCTGTACACAATTTATTTCCCTGTTATAATTCAGCAAGACTTATTACTACTCGGTGCAGAGGGAGTATCAGTGGTTTGAGTTGTGAGCTGTTTGACTGTGTTGTGTTCAGGCCACTCTGAATGCTCGCACCTCCATCCTGGCAGCTGCTAACCCCATCGACGGGAGATACAACCGCTCTAAGTCTCTGAAACAGAACGTCAACATGTCAGCACCCATCATGTCCAGATTTGACCTCTTCTTCATTCTGATTGATGAGTGCAATGAGGTAAGAGGGAAAATGGAGGGTTTCACTAACTTTTTCAACTCCTACAGTAAGCCCATATTGAATGGAAATGTCTGTTTTGGAAACTTGACACATTTTGCATTTTCACCTTTGTCTTGTGGTCTAGGTGACAGATTATGCCATAGCCAGGCGTATCGTAGACCTGCACTTTAGAAACATGGAGTCTGTGGAGCGAGTCTACGCCACTGATGAGATTCAGAGATACATACTGTTTGCTCGGCAGTTTAAACCAAAGGTTATAATTTCCCTTGTTGCATTGGTGTTCCTCATGTCGGGCTGCTTAGATGCAGTGTTCAGTAAGACCTACCTACCGTAACATGCTTTCTGTTCCCTGTCGTTGGGGTGGTGCACTTTGACCCCAGATCACAGCAGAGGCAAAAGAGTTTGTGGTGGACCAGTACAAGCGCCTGCGTCAGCGGGACAGCAGCGGCAGCACCAAGTCAGCCTGGCGTATCACCGTCAGGCAGCTAGAGAGCATGCTCCGACTATCTGAGGGCATGGCCAGGCTCTACTGCTCAGATGAGGTTGGTCAGACACCTACTACTGAAGTATACATCCCCATATGTATAGGCCcctatacattgtagaataaaactGTATTTTTGTCTTCATTACTTGTTAAAAGCTAATAATTATGGTTGTTTGTGTAACAGAGGTGGTTCAGCAATTTTGCTCATGTAATGAATAAGCTTGCCTGATCTCTGAAGTTAAATGGACTGTACAACACACATCTTAACCCTTTCTTTTGACTTATTTAAAGGTGCATCCCAAACACGTTAAGGAGGCCTTCCGGCTATTGAATAAGTCTGTCATCCGCGTCGACTCCCCAGACATCAACTTCGACCAGGAACAAGACAATGGGGAAATGAATGGTAAGAAAAGGTCTCTTTCACCTTTGTGCAATAATATATTTATTGAAAGTGATACACGTATACATTAAATTGATACCctcactctccagatcagaacgACATGATGGGCACTAATGGCAGTCATGCAGAGGAGGCTATGGACACAGAGCATGGGGCAGGCAGACCGGAGACGACCAGCACTGCCAAGCCTGCCCTCAAGATGACCTTTGCTGAGTACAGAAGGGTCTCCAACCTCATTGTTTTGCACATGCAGAAGATGGAAGATAGTAAGAGCTTAAAGGGGCCATCTACAGTTGAAAGAATAACAGTGCTCCATcctgccactgttttggtaaaaagctgagggatggggctggagaaatgtaaccactctcggAATTGATTGAaatagctatggatgcaaggactgactgaCCAAGATTAAGACAAAATGATATATAGATATAAAAAATATAGATTAAGAATGTTTTGAGGATATTCAGTGTTAGTCTACTCCAATATATTACAaatattggagtaaaacaagcttatattttgggttcttatGGGGTGACATTTCTAAGTTGTATACTTCAGGAATCAAGGCGTGTGTGGTGTATCTCATTAAGTCAAAATAGATGTCGCAGCTGCAGATTCACCATTTTAACAAACTGAAATGTTACTTTGCAAAGGTTTTTTTTTATATCATGATTTCAAAAAGATACTTGTTTTGCCAAGGTTTAACAAATGTTTCATTCGTACAGTTGATGAAGAGTCCTCACTGAAGATGAGCGAGCTGATTAACTGGTACCTGAAAGAAATGGAGAGTGAGATCGAGTCAGAAGCTGAGCTTGTTGCCAAGAAGAATCTTATAGAGAAAGTGCTTCACAGACTAATCCATTACGTAAGTAAAGCTTTGGAAACAAGACACACCAAGACCATAAAATATTTGACTGTTTGAAGAACATTTATGATTTTGACCTGACAACAAAGCAGTGTGTTTTGTAAAATTGGTGAGTGACATGCTTTGTACTGTGTTCATTTCAGGACCACATTATCATAGAGTTAACGAAGACTGGGCTGAAGAAAGTTGGTGATGAGGGAGAGGAACCTGTGATTGAAGAGGAACCTTTCTTAGTGGTCAACCCCAATTACATCCTGGAAGATTAGGTAGGGTCCACCTCAGCCGTGGAAGTAATTGAACGCAGGCTTATCTGTAAGGAATTTGTGATTGCAGCTACAGTAGCCGCCTGTCAACTTGTTTTGCTGGCATGTTGCTATTGACTATCAATGTACTGTCTctaaaaaacatttgtcatactGCTCATGTCTATGCATTTCAATAAATCTATTTTTTGCAATGCCTTGTGCTCACTAAATGTTGCACTTTCCCCTA comes from the Salmo trutta chromosome 21, fSalTru1.1, whole genome shotgun sequence genome and includes:
- the mcm6l gene encoding MCM6 minichromosome maintenance deficient 6, like, producing the protein MEPAAETSTAGVSVKDDLSEKCQKLFLEFLEEFQDTNGELLYQPDAEELIRPERNTLTVNFTNIEHFNQQLATTIQEEYYRVYPFLCRAVRYFARDHGNMPVAKEFYVAFSDFPSRQKIRELSTARIGSLLRISGQVVRTHPVHPELVSGTFLCLECQSVMKDVEQQFKYTQPNICKNPVCANRRHFMLDPNKSRFVDFQKVRIQETQAELPRGSIPRSVEVILRAEAVEMAQAGDRCDFTGTLIVVPDVAALAVSGTRAETSSRVTGGRQGFDADGIQGLKALGVRDLSYRLAFLACYVAPTNPQFGGKDLCQEDQTAESVKNQMTVQEWEKVFEMSQDKNLYHNLCTSLFPTIHGNNEIKRGILLMLFGGVGKTTMEGTSLRGDINVCIVGDPSTSKSQFLKHVEDFAPRAVYTSGKASSAAGLTAAVVKDEESHEFVIEAGALMLADNGVCCIDEFDKMDLKDQVAIHEAMEQQTISITKAGVKATLNARTSILAAANPIDGRYNRSKSLKQNVNMSAPIMSRFDLFFILIDECNEVTDYAIARRIVDLHFRNMESVERVYATDEIQRYILFARQFKPKITAEAKEFVVDQYKRLRQRDSSGSTKSAWRITVRQLESMLRLSEGMARLYCSDEVHPKHVKEAFRLLNKSVIRVDSPDINFDQEQDNGEMNDQNDMMGTNGSHAEEAMDTEHGAGRPETTSTAKPALKMTFAEYRRVSNLIVLHMQKMEDIDEESSLKMSELINWYLKEMESEIESEAELVAKKNLIEKVLHRLIHYDHIIIELTKTGLKKVGDEGEEPVIEEEPFLVVNPNYILED